The segment ACCGTTCCTCCTATGGAAGCTAATTGAATATATGACATCCATTGTGTAGCTTTTTCATCAGGTGAAAATTCATCAACCCATACAGGTAAGTAAACCACAGGAATAGCTTGACAAAGTCCATTTACAAATCTcgaaatatacataaaggTAATACAATTTGCATGactgaatatatataatgatatagataataatatgatactAATAGTAACTAATAATTTGGCTGACAACAGTTCAAATAATATACTAGCCATAATAGTACCTATAATTAATCCAAAATATACTAAACTACCTAATAATGATTGTTCTATATAACTTAAAGGAAAATCTTTTTGTATTTCTTCTAATGTTACTGGTATAGCTCCATGATCATAATTACATAAAATAGAAATACATATCATTAAAGATAATGTTAATGTTAAAATATGTTCACTagattttttcttattaaatgtttcaattaattttttcgtTAATATAACATTACCATCATTCATTTCTGTATTATCTTCGATGGTTTGTAATAATgtataatcatatttatcaATACCCCAAGAATAATTTAAACAATTATtactttcttttatttttctttcattttgttGTGTTAAAATTGATGATACCATTGAAGTTAACAGACCACTATAACTTATACTTGCTCTCTTTTGATAAGAATTACATTTGTTTTCATCTTTCTTATCATTTACATGATCCATATAAAAATCAGacagttttatatttttattctttatatcctcttctttcttcttattattatatatattatttttatgtttaaaattatatgaattatccATAATTTCtacattatacatattattagtTTCATCATTATAGGAATCATATTTTCCACTTTCCTTTGATTCTATATGATCACATATTGTATTACTATTCtgaaacatatttatttctgGTATTTTACTAAGTGATACATTATGGCTTGGTATAGATTCATAATAGTCACTCTTCATATCTTCAtatgaatttattaattcaGAAGGTAACACTTGATTCATTTTTTCATCAAATGGTTggataatatttaaattatttttattcatatatgatgatttttccaaattttttttttttttaatattatttatattatcatgattataataaaaatttgttGATTCGTTTTTTTTgggtaaaatataatttttatcataattatttggttcatatgtatatactttttcatctatattattttttacattcgTATAATtgtcttcttcttttttatacttactattattattattattaaaattttcaagtgaattattatttccttCCCTTTTCTTATTCaacatattttctttatatatatttatattttttttctggtTCTTTAGATTATTTTGAATGTCTTCATAAAccttatcattatcataatcGCTATAAAGCTTATCACAattttgtacatttttatcattatgacGTGTTTCCCTTTTTAATTCAATTTTGGCATTATTTGATgagttataaaaatgttctatatatttattattagtacACAGTGttgtattttcatttatattattacaattactatttatatggttatagttattatatatattattaaaatcattatttatatggtcatattttatattgttagCCTTTTTTATTACACAATTTGTGCTATATTCCATGGGtgtcttattattattaataatatatgatttatttttttcttttaaataaacattgttattttttatacttggtgacatatacttttttgatgctatatattttttttcatttacttGTATAggagtatatatattattagattTTACAAAATCGGAcgaacatataatattattatttgtttttttttttttctgatcATATacagatatattatttattttaagtTGATTTTTGTAGTTAaatttactttttatatttatgcaaTTAcaatctatattattattattattattattattattattattattattatgattattattattattgttgttgtttatTATAACAGGTTGAAGACATTTTGAATAATGTTCGTATTTATCTACAGGTTtggtattataataaatattgttatgAATATTACCAcctttaataataatattattataattataattgtttatattattttgtccattcatataataatatgaactaTCCTTATTTTCATTGTATAATAAGTAacatttatcttttttacattcttttattatattatttgtattattatattcataactATTATTTGTTGTACAATTGTTTACATGAATCTGtgtatttttgtttttcatatTCTCGTTAGAATGATATAAAGAATGAGAAgatttattactattattactacttttTTGTctgtgtatattattatcatatatattgtcACCATTTATATTGTCAGCATTTATATTGTCACCATTTATTTTGTCaccatttatattgttatcattcatattgttatcatttttattattcatatattctaTACCAGTTTGTATTTCCTGAGATCCcgcttttttgtttttttcatttttcattttatttttatgttcgGAGTttattatagatatataattttttgggTATACTTCCCTTGGAGTTCCATCAGCactatgaatatattttacattttgaAATATCTCTTTAGgttctttataattattgtgttcattattataaatatggatATTCTTGTTATTAtagatattaatatttttattaatgtaaatattattactctctttgttgttatttattttatccgATTTGTTATAAAtgttctcttttttttttattaaattttttatctcTGCCATTTAATCAAtgatttaatgaaaaaagcaaaaaaaaaaaaaaaaaaaaaaaaaaaaagtgctcatctaaaacaaaatatgatATCTTGAATGTATATGCtcttaataatattcaaaagctgaaaaataaatttattatctttgaaattataaaaaataaatcatagatatatttatataggtattatatgtaatacaccatttatttgtttataaattaaaaaaaattaatctGCATAATTGTAGGATTAACTATTTTTTgcaataaattatatatatcttaatgtctaaaaggtaaaaaaaaaaaatatatatatatatatattaatttgtattatgaaaaaaaaaaaaaaaaaaaaaaaaaatttattaataataataacaaaagataatatatacatatatatatatatatatatatatatatatatgtatgtattattcTCTTGTTCTATTATtcctattatttttttttcttttttgtaatacatttatctatattatcatGTATCCATATGAACATTTATGaaaatacataatttatatatgctCCCCCTATGGTGTGTAGAATTGACAGTATATctctttaaaaatatgttattaatttttttgttcattttaatttattcattcatttttttttattttatttatattaaatatacatctaaagaaaatatccttataaaaaaaaaaaaaaacaaaaaaaaacaagggtatttattcatacataacatgtatatatatatatatatatatatatatatatatatatatatatattatgttggtcttttattttattattattaattttttttttttttttttttttatttaaataacaaCTTACaatgtgtatgtattttaatattaatcgtgaaatttttttttttaatttgtaaattataattatttattatatatatatatataatatatatatttatttatatttatttttattctattatattgttatatattattattattttttttttttatggtaCACACACGCGTATGGTTGCAcggcaatatatatatataaaaaaaaaaaaaaaaaaaaaaaaaaatgtggtataaattttttacatataatattatttatatattcattttttatttatttttattttatttgtcaTTAATtcaattatcataataaatacatatgaatatacatttttattttatatatatattcttttttttttttttttaagttttcGTTCTATAAATGTGCACGATATTAAGATGAtagttatttattatttttttcttctattttcacgatgaaaaaaaaaaatattatatatatatattttatttatttatttattttttaaatatctaAACATGTTTCTACATTTATGTTatgtaaaaagaaatattttatgttataatattttaaaatataggAAACCAttttaaagaataataaatatatggacgaataaatgaataaatatgtatatatgtagaaatatattaaatcaaacatatttacttttttatttataggaaaaatatatatatatatatatatatgtatatgttttctTTTGTGTTGTgcttaatattaaaaaataacagaatattatataataatgttatataacatatgtaGGCATATAAGTGTGTccatttataaaaacaaaaaaatatatcataaaaattattaaaatgaaaattataagaaaaatttgAATAAGGTCTTATACCATTATATTTCCTATtggtataaaaaaattaatattatatttctctttttattataaatatcaagaatatatttaacataataatcatttaatattaaatatttatttatatttcttttgtaaacacataaaataaatattatataataattttattttaaccttgttataataaaaaatacaaatcaccttatatataaaccatatttcaattttttttaaaaggaaaaaaaaaattattcttatttaagaaaaataaattggATTCTGTTATCATTTTCCCAAAACCATCTTTTTACAGTATTTCTTtcataagaatatattttgtatatatgcaataatatttttaaatatgtaaaatgtattatatatatatataatatatgtatatatcctttgatata is part of the Plasmodium falciparum 3D7 genome assembly, chromosome: 9 genome and harbors:
- a CDS encoding major facilitator superfamily domain-containing protein, putative, with the translated sequence MAEIKNLIKKKENIYNKSDKINNNKESNNIYINKNINIYNNKNIHIYNNEHNNYKEPKEIFQNVKYIHSADGTPREVYPKNYISIINSEHKNKMKNEKNKKAGSQEIQTGIEYMNNKNDNNMNDNNINGDKINGDNINADNINGDNIYDNNIHRQKSSNNSNKSSHSLYHSNENMKNKNTQIHVNNCTTNNSYEYNNTNNIIKECKKDKCYLLYNENKDSSYYYMNGQNNINNYNYNNIIIKGGNIHNNIYYNTKPVDKYEHYSKCLQPVIINNNNNNNNHNNNNNNNNNNNNNIDCNCINIKSKFNYKNQLKINNISVYDQKKKKTNNNIICSSDFVKSNNIYTPIQVNEKKYIASKKYMSPSIKNNNVYLKEKNKSYIINNNKTPMEYSTNCVIKKANNIKYDHINNDFNNIYNNYNHINSNCNNINENTTLCTNNKYIEHFYNSSNNAKIELKRETRHNDKNVQNCDKLYSDYDNDKVYEDIQNNLKNQKKNINIYKENMLNKKREGNNNSLENFNNNNNSKYKKEEDNYTNVKNNIDEKVYTYEPNNYDKNYILPKKNESTNFYYNHDNINNIKKKKNLEKSSYMNKNNLNIIQPFDEKMNQVLPSELINSYEDMKSDYYESIPSHNVSLSKIPEINMFQNSNTICDHIESKESGKYDSYNDETNNMYNVEIMDNSYNFKHKNNIYNNKKKEEDIKNKNIKLSDFYMDHVNDKKDENKCNSYQKRASISYSGLLTSMVSSILTQQNERKIKESNNCLNYSWGIDKYDYTLLQTIEDNTEMNDGNVILTKKLIETFNKKKSSEHILTLTLSLMICISILCNYDHGAIPVTLEEIQKDFPLSYIEQSLLGSLVYFGLIIGTIMASILFELLSAKLLVTISIILLSISLYIFSHANCITFMYISRFVNGLCQAIPVVYLPVWVDEFSPDEKATQWMSYIQLASIGGTVFGYFLGGILSNNSYSYHKNDSIFSNVNVITTWRSPFLIQAFLLLPIFLIMIFIPSDKINITSNNSDCSDNISTEEIDDITQCQNKKHKDNNNLKNKYSNHNYINNIYNSNTYDNIIYKQNNSFNNYNNVYYNNNNNNVNIGQNNQTKDISYSSKDTNKSIAQKHKYKKSKLFSDSKNKLLRRNFNRSATYIMEKKTNVLKKTLKEVKKLFHNKLYIIITLGMSNLYFVVTGIQFWITEYMSVVLLTEKMKIVTVSTLCFLTSPTSGVWFGGFVCDLFGGYKNTNYSKTIKVATAFAISACIFGILSAHLKNFIFFSISLWLCLFTGSALVPVCVGMLLSCVNNHQKSLSSAVSQVIYNVFGWFSAPLLSGIIMDIMHKYTNDNRLALKAGFTMILYSSSIGFLLLFYANFLDLSEKKENDDLIELEEPLT